AAGTGTAGTTGCCATATTCATCGATTTCCCAAACTAAATCACTGGTACTTTCAACTAAGTTGCGAAAGCGCTCTTCACTTTTACGTAAAGCTTGTTCAGACAATTTATGCTTATGTAAATCGGTGTTGGTACCAAACCAATTGATAATTTTCCCGTTTTGATCTCTTAGGGGTAAAGCACGACTAAGGAACCAGCGATCGCCAGATGAATTCTTCGGACTCCAGCGATACTCAATTTCAAACAAATTACCTGTTTCTAGGGAAGTTTTCCAACATTGCAAAACTGCTGGATAATCATCGGGATGAATAAATTTTTTCCAACCTTCTTTGAGAACTTCCTCTTGACTACAGTTGAGATAATCCACAAGACGCTGATTTACGTATTCTACTATTCCTTGGCTATTGGTAATCCAAACCTGCTGGGGTATAGACTCCGCCAAAAAGCGAAAACGTTCTTCACTACTTTCTAAAGCTTTTTGTGCTGTGATGCGTTCTGTGATATCTTCACTAGTACCCAGGATACCAATGACATTGCCCGTGTTGTCATGGAGAGGAATTTTATTTGTTTCTAGCCAAATATGTTCACCATCGGCTTGTTGTAGCTGTTCAAGAATATGATATTCCGGTTGGTTTGTGTTAATTACTCTCCGATCTGATTCTTGATAGCGATGGCATTGGTTTCCGAACCACGGTAAATCGTTATCTGTTTTACCAATAATATCCGTTGTTGAATTTAAACCAAGAATTTTTGCCGAGTTGAGATTACAACCGAGGTAAACAGAGTTTGTATCTTTCCAAAATACAGATTGAGGGATATTGTCTATAACTATTTGTAAGATTTTTTTTGATTGTCGTAATTGGGCTTCAGCATAACGGCGATCGCTAATTTCCCGTAATAGTTGCTGATTCGTTGTTTCTAACGCTTCGGTGCGCTCTGCTACTCGTAATTCTAAATCTTTATTTGCCTGTTGCAGTGCTTTCTGAGCATCGATCAGAGCAAGTTCCGTCTTGACGCGAGAGCTAATATCCATACCTATAGCTAATACCGCATTGCCCTGCTGATATTTTTGCATCACCACTAGGACATAGTAACTTCCTCTGTCTGGTAAGTGGATATTCAGAGTTTGGGATTTTTGAGTGTCATTACTAGCAATAAAGTCCTGGAATAAGTCTTTAAGCTGATGATATCCCGGCATGAATCCGATTTCTTTGCCAATAAAATCCCCCGGTGAAAGTTGAAAATTTTTTGCTAAGTGTTGATTTACACCCAGATAATACCCTTCTGCACTTATCCAAGAAACACAACCAGGAATCGCATCAATCACAGCTTTTAATTGCTCATTCGCTAAGGCAAGTTCTGCTTCTACCTTTTGCCTTGCCATAATATCTCTAGATATGGCATCATTGACATCCGCAACCATTGATTCCAGGAGAGCGCACCGTTGTTGAGCGAAAGCTGATGCTAATAGCTGCTGAAGGTTGCCCATGTCCCTATTCATTACTTGAGAAATCTTGACAGATGGGAAGCTAATACCAGACTTCAATAATTTGATAATCTCGTGTTCTGTCAAATAGCCCAATAATTGTCTCTCATCGACATCAGTCGGTAATATTGGAAGACCATTTTCCGTAACATTTTCTATAACTAATACACAGCATGATGATTTCTGCTGGCTGATAAAATCCACAACATCGGATAAAGATGTATTCGGTGTGACGCTTAAATAGGAGAAGTCAGTAGTTAAATTCTGAGAAAATATGGGAAAAGACTGGGTGAGATGAATCATATTTTTATATAGTACAAGCGATAGCAACAGGAAAATTACCAAGGGCGATCGCTGACTCTATTATCACCCGTGCAAGGCAACACGATTCGTGACAAGTTAAGGTTTTTGAGGTTTTGTCAAGAGCAGTATAGAGGGACTCAAAAAGCTGAGAAACTAGTAATAGTGCATCTTTTGGTTCAAAATCATGCCAACCAAAAAACCGAGAAACCCTGACCATGTTCGTCGTCGAAACACCCCACTTGCGGATAATGAAGCAATAAGCGAACACTTAAAAAATTTGCTGAGTCCAGCAATATACGCTCAAAGTGCCTATTATCGAAGCCTTGGATTACGCGACCGTATACTTAATCTGTCATTAATGGTTGCAGCGATGTTAACTGTGATTTGGCGGCAAGTAGCATCAGTACATGAACTAACTCGAATGTTGGAGCAGGAGGAATTGTTATGGGGTAAAGCTGTTAAAGTATCACAGCAGGGGTTGTCACAGAGGTTTCTCAGTTTTCCAGCAGAACTATTTGAACGAGTGTTTCACGATTTGTTACCATTGTTGAAATCGCGTTGGCTTCTTCGCGAAAAACGAACCCTACCAGCAGCAGTCAAATATGCCAAGAAGCATTTTGTGAATATATGGATTGCGGACGGGTCAACACTCGAAGCTTTATTTCGTAAATTAGATAGTTTAAAAGATGTTCCACAAGGTAAGTTAGCCGGCAAAATATGTACAGTGATTGATTTGTTAACACGATTACCCGTACAAGTTTGGTTTCA
The Calothrix sp. 336/3 DNA segment above includes these coding regions:
- a CDS encoding PAS domain S-box protein — encoded protein: MIHLTQSFPIFSQNLTTDFSYLSVTPNTSLSDVVDFISQQKSSCCVLVIENVTENGLPILPTDVDERQLLGYLTEHEIIKLLKSGISFPSVKISQVMNRDMGNLQQLLASAFAQQRCALLESMVADVNDAISRDIMARQKVEAELALANEQLKAVIDAIPGCVSWISAEGYYLGVNQHLAKNFQLSPGDFIGKEIGFMPGYHQLKDLFQDFIASNDTQKSQTLNIHLPDRGSYYVLVVMQKYQQGNAVLAIGMDISSRVKTELALIDAQKALQQANKDLELRVAERTEALETTNQQLLREISDRRYAEAQLRQSKKILQIVIDNIPQSVFWKDTNSVYLGCNLNSAKILGLNSTTDIIGKTDNDLPWFGNQCHRYQESDRRVINTNQPEYHILEQLQQADGEHIWLETNKIPLHDNTGNVIGILGTSEDITERITAQKALESSEERFRFLAESIPQQVWITNSQGIVEYVNQRLVDYLNCSQEEVLKEGWKKFIHPDDYPAVLQCWKTSLETGNLFEIEYRWSPKNSSGDRWFLSRALPLRDQNGKIINWFGTNTDLHKHKLSEQALRKSEERFRNLVESTSDLVWEIDEYGNYTYVSPQSLEMLGYTPEEMVGTSVIDIIIGSNKQKIIAEVQQYIQNHQPIKDWIKRKVHKNGHIIFCEANGVPFFDTEGNFRGYRGICRDVTKRKELESELQEALQKEKELNELKSRFVSMTSHEFRTPLSTILTSAEILEHYRHQLSEERQVNHIHRIQNAVQRMTNMLSDILILGKAEAEKLENQPVLIDLVSYCYNLIEELQLSVKYQALSVSNNARIEFNCSYKSLIGEVDDKLLGQILQNLLVNAIKYSLEDGLVNFSLEIIQDTVNFTIQDAGIGIPHAEIPHVFASFFRATNVGNIQGSGLGLAIVHKCVELLQGKISVMSEIGVGTKFTITLPFSVQSFQQ